The segment GCCCCAGTCTGCTGGTCTCTCTAAAACAGTACAGGGCAGTGAACGCTAGAGACAGGCAAGGGGTCTGACTCCGAACGCCATGCTGAAACAGAGCACCGAGAGGAGATGGTCCTTGAGCTACAAGCTCTGGAATACCTCAGAGACTGAGGATGTGCCCAACACTGGAAGCAACCAACACCGTAAGAGCATCTGCTCCATGGGAGCCCGCACTGGCTCTCAGGCCAGCATCGCACCACAGTGGACCGAGGGCAACTACAATTACTACATCGAGGAAGATGAGGACTGCGGGGAGGAGGAGGATTGGAAGGATGATCTTGCTGAAGAGAACCAGAAGCCCGAGGGCCCCCCAGCTCCACTGGATGGCCACACTGACACTCCAACCCAGCTGTCTACGCTAAAAGTAAACGTAGGCGGCCACAGCTATCAGCTGGAATGCTGTGAGCTGGCCAACTACCCCAAAACGCGCCTGGGTCGCCTGGTCACCTCCACCAGCCGCAACTGCCAGCTGGGCCTGTGCGATGACTACGAGGCAAAGACTGACGAGTACTTCTTTGACCGTGACCCGGCGGTCTTCCAGCTCATCTACAACTTCTACACATCAGGGGTGTTGCTGGTGCGAGACGAGCTGTGTCCACGAAGCTTCCTGGAGGAGCTGGGCTACTGGGGCGTGAGGCTCAAGTACACGCCACGCTGCTGTCGCATCTGCTTCGAGGAGCGGAGGGACGAACTGAGCGAGCAACTGAAGATCCAAAGGGAGCTGCGTGCGCAGGCGCAGGCCGAGGAGGCCGAGGAACTCTTTCGGGACATGCGCTTCTATGGACCACAGCGTCAGCGCCTCTGGAACCTTATGGAGAAGCCCTTCTCTTCCGTAGCCGCCAAGGCCATGGGGGTGGCCTCCAATCTCTTCGTCCTCATCTCCGTAGTGGCCCTGGCGCTCAACACGGTGGAGGAGATGCAGCACCAGGCGGAGCAGGGCACAGGTGGTGGGGACCCCAGGCCCATATTGGAGCACGTGGAGATGCTGTGCGTGGCTTTCTTCACTCTGGAGTTCCTGCTGCGCCTCGCCTCCACCCCCAACCTGCGGCGCTTTGCACGCAGCGCCCTCAACCTGGTGGACCTGGTGGCCATTCTGCCTTTCTACCTGCAGCTGCTGCTGGAGTGCT is part of the Rattus norvegicus strain BN/NHsdMcwi chromosome 1, GRCr8, whole genome shotgun sequence genome and harbors:
- the Kcnv2 gene encoding potassium voltage-gated channel subfamily V member 2 isoform X1 translates to MLKQSTERRWSLSYKLWNTSETEDVPNTGSNQHRKSICSMGARTGSQASIAPQWTEGNYNYYIEEDEDCGEEEDWKDDLAEENQKPEGPPAPLDGHTDTPTQLSTLKVNVGGHSYQLECCELANYPKTRLGRLVTSTSRNCQLGLCDDYEAKTDEYFFDRDPAVFQLIYNFYTSGVLLVRDELCPRSFLEELGYWGVRLKYTPRCCRICFEERRDELSEQLKIQRELRAQAQAEEAEELFRDMRFYGPQRQRLWNLMEKPFSSVAAKAMGVASNLFVLISVVALALNTVEEMQHQAEQGTGGGDPRPILEHVEMLCVAFFTLEFLLRLASTPNLRRFARSALNLVDLVAILPFYLQLLLECFTSEDQRHGKGSPREHDLETVGRVGKVGQVLRIMRLMRIFRILKLARHSTGLRAFGFTLRQCYQQVGCLMLFITMGIFSFSAAVYSVEHDVPGTNFTSILHAWWWAAWQGNKLQTSHPQDHSPQWRFGFSQALPSKSTLPEPTTALLPKNKRNMHMAGE
- the Kcnv2 gene encoding potassium voltage-gated channel subfamily V member 2; its protein translation is MLKQSTERRWSLSYKLWNTSETEDVPNTGSNQHRKSICSMGARTGSQASIAPQWTEGNYNYYIEEDEDCGEEEDWKDDLAEENQKPEGPPAPLDGHTDTPTQLSTLKVNVGGHSYQLECCELANYPKTRLGRLVTSTSRNCQLGLCDDYEAKTDEYFFDRDPAVFQLIYNFYTSGVLLVRDELCPRSFLEELGYWGVRLKYTPRCCRICFEERRDELSEQLKIQRELRAQAQAEEAEELFRDMRFYGPQRQRLWNLMEKPFSSVAAKAMGVASNLFVLISVVALALNTVEEMQHQAEQGTGGGDPRPILEHVEMLCVAFFTLEFLLRLASTPNLRRFARSALNLVDLVAILPFYLQLLLECFTSEDQRHGKGSPREHDLETVGRVGKVGQVLRIMRLMRIFRILKLARHSTGLRAFGFTLRQCYQQVGCLMLFITMGIFSFSAAVYSVEHDVPGTNFTSILHAWWWAAVSISTVGYGDMYPETHLGRLFAFLCIAFGIILNGMPISILYNKFSDYYSKLKAYEYTAIRRERGKVNFMQRATKKMAECLSGSNAQSATRQEN